Below is a window of Myroides profundi DNA.
TTTAGTATCTAAAAAGTATAATAGTTTCATTTTCAGATTAATTATATTTACAAAATTGATTCAAAAAAGAGGAATAGTAAAATACACTATTCGTAATTAAACTAAATAATCTGGTCGTTCATTGTATTATTTAAAATAATTAAATAAATTTAGCAAAAAAATAACAACAATATGTTTGAAAATATAGATCCAACTATTATAACATTTTCCATTTATTTAGTGGTTGTGTTAGGAATAGGTGTAATTGCGTATTTACGCACAAAGGACTTTTCTGACTACATCTTAGGAGGACGTAGTTTTGGCCCAGTAGTAACAGCTTTATCAGCAGGAGCCTCAGATATGTCTGGATGGCTACTAATGGGATTACCAGGTGCTATTTTTGGTAAAGGTTTATCTCAGAGCTGGATTGCGATCGGTTTAATTATCGGAGCATACTACAACTGGAAGTTAGTAGCAGGTCGTCTGCGTGTACACACAGAAATCAATAATAATGCACTGACATTACCAGACTTCTTCCACAACAGATTTGGAAAAGATGGTCAATTAGTAAAAACAGTATCTGCTGTAACTATCCTAATCTTCTTCACGATATACTGTGCGTCTGGTATGGTAGCTGGTGCTAGGTTATTCGAAACGCTATTCCACATGGAGTATATCAATGCCCTATACCTAGGGGCTTTAGCTACGATAGCGTATACCTTCATCGGTGGATTCTTAGCAGTAAGCTGGAGTGATACGATTCAGGCTACTTTAATGTTATTCGCGTTGATCTTGACTCCTGTGATGATTATCCTATATATGGGAGGATGGGATGCTATCACTACTTATACTAATGAAGCTGCTATTGCTACTAATATTTCATATTCAAGTCTAACACATAATGTAAGCTTTATCGCTATTATTAGTGCTGCTGCATGGGGACTTGGGTACTTCGGACAGCCACATATCTTAGCACGCTTTATGGCTGCTGATAGTGTGAAGACAATGAAGAATGCTAGACGTATAGGAATGTCATGGATGACACTATGTCTAGGAGGAGCTGTAACGATCGGTTATTTAGGAATTAGCTACTACTATAAACATCCAGAAATAGCTAGTGTAGTAAATAAAGACAATGAAATGATCTTCATAGAGCTAATCAAACAATTATTTAACCCTTGGGTAGTAGGTATCTTACTTTCTGCTATTCTAGCTGCAGTAATGAGTACATTAAGTGCACAGCTATTAATGTCGTCTAGTACACTTACACAAGACTTCTACAAAGCTTACTTCAGAAGAAGTGCTAGCCAAAAAGAGCTAGTATGGACAGGAAGATTCGCTGTACTATTAATCGCTTTAATCGCAATCATAATCGCATACGATCCAGATAGTAAAATTCTTGCTTTAGTAGCACATGCTTGGGCAGGTTTTGGAGCTGCATTTGGTCCTGCTATCTTATTCACTCTATTCTGGAGAAAAACAACAGGTATGGGAACTTTCGCAGGAGTATTAGTAGGAGCGGTAACTGTAATCGTATGGCCTATTCTGTTCGGAGATACGGTATATGAAATCATTCCAGGATTCTTATTTAGCTCGATTGCGATCTACTTAGTATCTAACTATGGAAAACAAGCATCTACTGAGATGATAGAGAAGTTTGACACTGCTGATGCTTTATATCACAAAGAAAAATAATTAGATAAAACCTATTTATTGTACCCTAAACTCTAGGTATATAACAACGATAAAAGATGTTATATACCTAGAGTTTTTTTGTTTATCCCAGAATCAGCAATAGGTAGATAAACGAAAAGTAATTATACAAGATAGGTCTGAATTAGCGATTTCAGCATACTATAGGTTATAGAGTTAATGAAAGAGCTATGAAATAGAATTGCTTTGTAGTATTTGGCTAATGTTGATTCTGGGTTTATATGAACAACCTAAGATTAACATTGTACAAGAAAATGTAAACCAATAACTTTGCACCTCATAAAAACGATAATACGTGTCTAGATTTAATTCACACCCTATATACAATACTCAGTTTATACTAGTATGTTTAAGTTCTTTACTATTCTCAGCTAGTTTTAATATGCTTATACCTGAGCTACCTGATTACCTATCAGGACTAGGAGGAGCAGAATACAAAGGGCTAATCATCGGTCTATTTACAATCACTGCTGGTATCTCTAGACCCTTTAGTGGCAAACTAACAGATAAGATAGGACGTGTGCCCATTATGGCTATAGGGTCGATAGTATGTTTTGTGTGTAGCTTATTATACCCTATTCTTACTACAGTATCAGGCTTTCTATTCTTGCGATTATTACACGGATTCTCTACAGGGTTCAAGCCTACAGCTACGGCAGCTTATGTAGCTGATATCGTACCTAGAGAGCGATGGGGTGAAGCATTAGGACTACACGGCATTAGCTTTAGTACAGGTATGGCTATAGGCCCAGCCATCGGTAGTACCATAAAGATGTACACCTCTATAGACTTTCTATTCTATACTTCATCTGCTTTTGCTCTATTGTCTATTGTGATCTTGATGAATATGAAAGAGACCTTACAAGTAAAAGAAAAGTTCTCTTTTAAATTACTAAAAATATCAGGCAAGGACATCTTTGACTTAGGGGTATTCCCTGCAGCCTTTGTGACTTTTATGTCTTATATCGCTTATGGAGTTATTCTTACGCTAATCCCTGACTGGACAGGACACTTAGGCTTAGAGAATAAAGGGATCTTCTTTATGATCTTTACTATTTCTTCTCTACTAGTAAGATTTGTCGCTGGTAAAGTTTCAGACAAATATGGACGTGTCTTAATCATCAATATTGGGTTAGTACTTCTGATTATCTCACTAGCTATTATAGCATTCTACGAATCTACTAATGGATTATACTTAGGGGCATTTATATATGGTATCTCTTTAGGTATCTTATCTCCTGCATTAAATGCCTGGACGATAGACTTCAGCCAACCTGATCAGCGAGGACGTGCTGTATCTACTATGTATATCGCTCTAGAAGCAGGTGTCGGTGGAGGTGCTTTCTTAGCAGGGTGGTATTATAAAGATAATATCACTAATATCCCTACCATTATGTATGCTAGTGCAGTAGTTATTATCTTAAGTTTAGTCTATATGATGTTTAGAACACAACTTTCCTTCACAAGTAAGGCATAAGGAAATACTACTTCTTTAAGATTAATTTGACTTGGTGCTGTAATATAGGTATAACCTCCTGTTCAAACCATCTATTCTTTGCTTTCCAGATATTATTTCTAGGAGAAGGATGAGGTAATGGAAAATAAGTAGGTAGATATTTATGGAAGTTATTTACATTCTCTGTCAGTGAATCATTAGTCTTTAAATAATAATCTTGTGCGTACTTCCCGATTAACAAGATAAGTTTGACAGAAGTTAACTGTTCTAACAACTGAGCATGCCATGTGGGTGCACATATCTTCTTAGGAGGTAAGTCACCACTCTTTCCCTTACCTGGATAACAAAACCCCATAGGAATAATAGAAAAGTTAGCTGTATCGTAGAACTCCTCTTCTGTCACTCCTAACCATTGACGCAGTTGCTCTCCACTTTTATCTTTAAAGGGAATACCTGATAGATGTACTTTTAGTCCAGGTGCATGACCTATAATAATGATTTTAGACTGTACACTAGATAATACCACAGGATTCGCTCCTAGAGGTAGTTCTTCTTCACATATCTTACAAGCCCTAATATTACTTAACAATTCATCAAAACGATCCATACCTTCTTCTATTTATTGTTTTATTAAATAACGATGTGGGGTAATACCAGCATGCTTTTTAAAAAACTCTATAAACGCACTATCTGACGAAAACTCTAATATATCAGCCACTACTGAGATAGACATATCCTCTGCCAACAACTCCAAAGAGCGATAATACTTCCACTGCAATCGCCAATCTTGATAAACCATCCCTGTTTCTTTCTTAAAGATACGAGAAATCGTCTTCTCGCTTGCTCCCACCTCTTGGGTTAGCTCCTTGAGAAATGGAGGAACTCTTTTCTCTATAATAAACTGTTGAATAATATCTTTCAGTCTCGTATCTTCGGGTATCTTCAGATGATAATCTTCTATATGGGCTGCTTTTAATTCATTGCTAAACACCTTAACTATAGCGAGCTGCTCATCAGTATAAGCCTTCCATTCCCAAAAACATATTCGTTCTATCAACTGCTCTAATAGAGGGTTGACCTCTAACACCTTGATTGTATCTGCTGTCCACAACTGCTCTTTTGCAGTAAAGTAGATAGAACGATAAGCAACTACATTTCTAAAGAACACGCGATGTGATAGCCTTGCAGGTATAATCAACATACGTGTAGGTGGCAGAATCACCTGTGTATCATTAGTCAATAGAGTCATACATCCACTAGGAGCATAGAGAAGTTGCTGGTGCTCATCGTGCTGATGAAAGCCAGAATCATGCTGAACTAAATCAGATGCTAAGCCTATGACAGGTAAGTCTATTTCTTCTGGATGAAATTCTTGTTCTGAATGCAGATATGCCATTTGTCCGTAAACTGGTATTTAATGAGTTTATAGTATTATAAAGGTACTACAAATTCTAAAGACCTTTGTCACAAATTAAAAACAATGAAGACAAAAAATAGTTTAGCGCTAATGATTGTACTGATGATGTTCCCCCAATTCGTTGAGACCATCTACAGTCCTGCCTTAACGCATTTAGCTAAAGCATTTGATGTAACGAAGGAGACTACATTGCTAACGATAAGTATATACTTTATAGCCTTTGCACTTGGTGTTATCTTTTGGGGAATATTAAGTGATTATATCGGTAGAAGAAAAGCGATGCTAAGCGGACTAGTAACGTATACACTTGCTTCTGTACTAGCCTTGCTTGCCACTAATTTTGAAACAATACTTATCGCAAGGTTTATTGCTGCCTTTGGTATAGCTGTAGGATCAGTGATTACACAAACAATGATGAGAGACAGTTATACTGGAGTAGAACTAGCTAAAGTATTTTCTATCATGGGAATCGCCTTATCAGTAAGCCCTGTTATAGGATTACTAATGGGAGGAATTCTATCTAATCAATTTGGCTATTGGGGAGTATTCACAGTACTAACAACGTTGGCAATACTACTATTCAGCACATCCTTCTTCTCCTTAAAAGAAACTAAACAACATACTGACAAGATCACATTAGATAAAATAATAGCCTTAGCTAAGACGATGTACACTGACTCTCTATTGTGGAAATATGCTTTGCTAGTCATGGCTTACAATGTACTGCTATTTAGTTATTACTCATTTGCTCCTTTTATATTTGAACAAGAAGGATTAAGTCCAACAGTATATGGATATAGTGGTATTGTACTAGCAGCAGGTTCTTTTATAGGAAGCTCTCTAAACAAAAAATTACTAGAGAGAGGATATTTACCAATTACCTTAATGAAGATTGCAGCAACTATAGCTATTATAAATGCTTTAGTACTAATCTTAATAGGAAATACACTTTACTTTCTAATCCCAATGGTATTTATTGTAACTGCATTCGGGATAGCGATTCCTAATATCCTTAGTCAAGCCTTACTACAGTACAAATCGTCCATAGGTACAGCTAGTGCTTTATTCGGGTTATTGTATTATATCTTGATTGGTACAGGTTTATACATTAGTAGTACCATGCCTAATATCACTGTCGTAATGATTAGTTTTGCTACTATAGCGATCTTAGTTTCACTACTTATTAAAAGCAAAAAGACGACTTTATAGCCTTGCTGTAAAGTCGTCTTTCTCTTTCTTAATTCTTCTTGACATACCCCATTCCTCTAGATACAGGCCATACTTCTTTAAAACCATAATGCTCATATAACTTATAAGCTTCACCATCTGCTATTAAGTTTACATAGCATGACTCTGGTAGATTATCATTAATAAATTCTGTCAATGTAGTCATTACTAACTTACCTAATCCTTGTCCTTGATACTCTGGTAATACACAAATATCCACAACCTGACAATGACATCCACCATCACCTACTAATCTCCCCATCCCTACGAACTTATCATTATTCTCTGTATCTAGTATCGACACACAGCATAGAGAATTAGCAAGACCAATCACAGCTGCCATAATTCTCTTTTCAGATAGACCACAGGTTATACGCATATTGATATAGTCTTCTGGTTCTATTATATCATAACAAATCTTATATCTCATATCTTCTTTAATCTTTTAGATAAACAAATATATAATTGCTGTTATTCTCTTCCTAATCGTTTGATTAGAATGTGATAAATTGTAGCAATACGATGACTAAATGAATTACTCAAAAGATAACCTACAAAAAAAGGACAGTACGAATACTGTCCTTTATAATTATTTATCTTCTGATTGTTCTTCCTTCTGTTCTTTAGTTAAAAGACTTAACTCCACTTGCTCTACTGAGTTGCGATACATCTTAAGTATCTTTCCTTCATAGTCTTCAAGTCTAATAATATCTCCTACTTTAAACTCGTCATCAGGACACTCTTCACTGATTAATCCTGCAAGTGTATCATAGTGTTCACTCTCTTCAAACTTAACAGGTACCAGTCTATTAATATCAGATAAGTTATAATGTGCACTAACTACATATCTACCTTCTCCCATACTCAGTACTACAGGTTCTTCATTGTCGTATTCATCTTGGATCTCTCCTACCAATTCCTCTAGAATATCCTCCATAGTCACAATACCAGTAAACTCTCCTACTTCATTGGTAGCAATGGCCATCTGTAAGTGTTTTGCTTGGAATTGTTTTAATACATTTTTAATAAGTGCGTTCTCTGAGATATAAATAGGTTCACGTAGTAATGACGCTAGATCAGTGTTACTCTTATCTTGAATCATTGCTTTCATCAAGTCTTTGGTATAAATAACACCTTTAATATTATCTAAATTATCTTCATATACTGGAAAACGAGAATATCCTTCATTGATTGCATAATCGATAGCATCCATTACACTTGTATTAATCTCAATAGCTGAGACATTCTTACGCAAGCTTTGAATATTATTTACACGTCTATCATCAAAGTCGAATACATTCTGAATCAGAACACGTTCTGTTTCTTCAATAGCTCCTCCCTCTTGACTCTCTGTAATAATCATCTTTAGCTCTTCTTCTGTATGGATATCAGCACCGTGAATTGGGCTAATACCTACAATACGTAATATCCCATTAGCTAAACCGTTCATCAACCAAATAATAGGTCTAAAAACGAAATAGAATATACGCAATGGTAGAGCTACTGTAAATGTAGTCTTCGTCGGAAAGTGAATAGCCAAAGACTTTGGCGCTAACTCACCAAAAACGATATGTAATATTGTAATGATAGCAAAGGCTACTGGAAAAGAAACACTTTTAGCTATACCGTACCACTCAGGTCCAGTGAATCCAAAAGCTTCAAACAAATACATAATTACAGGTGTTAATGAGCTTTCTCCAACCCATCCTAACCCTAGTGAAGCAAGGGTAATACCTAATTGTGTAGCTGCTAAATATGCATCAAGATTAGTCACTATATTCTTAGCAATACCTGCTACTTTAGAATTTAGTTCTTGATGAACTTCTATTTGAGAAGTACGAACTTTCACAATTGCAAACTCTGCTGCAACGAAAAAACCGTTTAAGAAAACTAAAAATAAAGTAAGTAATAATTTACCTACTGAAATCTCTTCGTGTACAATGTTAGAACCAGCCAACATTGTAATGATCTGGGCGTATGTATCCATTTTAAGAATTAAAAAAAGCCAATGGTTAAATATTTTTTAATGGCTTAAGGTTTATATCATTGTGATATAAATCTCGTATCAAAATTAATAATTTAATTGACACAGTATCTATCAATATTTACTAATTTTTAAAAAATATCACAATGCTTATAAATATAGTCAACTTTGCACTAATGTTATAGTACAAATCGAAACTCACTTAACAAAATAAATGCGATTAGCTCTTTTTTTACATCTTTTACATCGAGTCTTTATCGAAATGGAAAGGCAAGATATTTACTAACGAAGGAGAATAACACACTTTACCTTCTGCTCCCATAAAGAACATTTCTATAGCAGAGTCTTGTTTTGTCTCATATTCTAAAATACTTTGTCTACACGCTCCACATGGAGGGATTGGAGTACTCGTAACTTTTAAATCTGATGATGCAGAAATAGCTATCTTTAAGATTCTCTGATCTGGATAATTAGCCCCTACATAGAATATAGCAGTACGTTCTGCACATAACCCTGAAGGGAAAGCTGCATTCTCTTGATTAGATCCCACTACGATAGTTCCGTCTTCTAATAAGATAGCTGCACCTACTCTAAACTTAGAATAAGGAGCATAAGCCTTCTTTCTCACTTCTACAGCCCTATTCATTAACTCTTGATCTTTTTGTTCTAATTCTGCTATTGAATCATATTCTAAGAACGTTGTTACGATTTCTATTTTTTTCATAATCCTTGACTATTAGAGATAAAAAATCCAAACACATCTTGTTGGGGATGGTTTGGATTCAATACAAATATACTATTTTTTTTAACCTCTTCGATAAGTTTTTCTACCTAAATCGAATGTTAATGAGAATCTCAGTGTATTCTCCATTGGGTTATTTATTTTTGATGTTGAAAATAAATACGATAGATCTATAGCCATCATATTATATTTAAATCCTGCTCCTAAAGTTGCATATTGTCTAGCTCCTTTTTCTGGGCTTTCGTGGAAGTATCCTGTTCTAAAAGCAAATTTATTGTCATACCAATACTCTGCCCCTAGAGACCATGCTACCTCTTTCATTTCTTCACTGAATCCATTAGGCGCATCACCGAATGATTTAATCACTCCTTTAAGCCACCCAGTATCATTATACTCTATTAATGCATTTGGATCATTTCTATGTTCTGGTGGTGTTGGCACTAATAACTTATTAAGTTCTCCAGAGATAGTCAATGTATTCTGTTGATCAATAATAAAGTCAAAACTACCTCCTAGTTTTAAGTTAGCAGGAAGAAAAGATCCATACTGCTCATCTTCATACTTTATCTTAGGACCTAGATTCTGAATATTAAAACCAGCTCTCCATCTACCGTCAAAAGTACTAAAACGGACTATATCTGATTCGTAGAAACCTGCTATATCTACTGCCACTTGACTAGCCATAGAGTTAGAACCATCTACTTCAGGCATTCTAAGATTAGAGTTAATAAAACGTCCTACTACTGCCATACCAAAGCGGTCACTTAATTTCAATGAATAAGAAATATCAACAGCGAACTCATTAGGCTTTTTTATAATTGAACTTGATTGGTAACTATCTCTAAACTCCATTTCTCCCATTCCAAAATAACGTAAACTCGCTCCAATAGCACTACGTTCATTGAATTTATTAAAATAGGTTAATTGACCTAAAGCCATATCACTACTCACTTTAGACATATATGGACTATAGTTTACAGAAAATCCTTGTGCTTGTGTAGCAAATGCATACTTCGCGGCATTGTGT
It encodes the following:
- a CDS encoding GNAT family N-acetyltransferase translates to MRYKICYDIIEPEDYINMRITCGLSEKRIMAAVIGLANSLCCVSILDTENNDKFVGMGRLVGDGGCHCQVVDICVLPEYQGQGLGKLVMTTLTEFINDNLPESCYVNLIADGEAYKLYEHYGFKEVWPVSRGMGYVKKN
- a CDS encoding multidrug effflux MFS transporter, coding for MKTKNSLALMIVLMMFPQFVETIYSPALTHLAKAFDVTKETTLLTISIYFIAFALGVIFWGILSDYIGRRKAMLSGLVTYTLASVLALLATNFETILIARFIAAFGIAVGSVITQTMMRDSYTGVELAKVFSIMGIALSVSPVIGLLMGGILSNQFGYWGVFTVLTTLAILLFSTSFFSLKETKQHTDKITLDKIIALAKTMYTDSLLWKYALLVMAYNVLLFSYYSFAPFIFEQEGLSPTVYGYSGIVLAAGSFIGSSLNKKLLERGYLPITLMKIAATIAIINALVLILIGNTLYFLIPMVFIVTAFGIAIPNILSQALLQYKSSIGTASALFGLLYYILIGTGLYISSTMPNITVVMISFATIAILVSLLIKSKKTTL
- the porV gene encoding type IX secretion system outer membrane channel protein PorV codes for the protein MKKVTALFLTVLAGQFIYAQKVVRPITTGVPFLLISGDARSSGMGDIGVATSSDVFSQQHNAAKYAFATQAQGFSVNYSPYMSKVSSDMALGQLTYFNKFNERSAIGASLRYFGMGEMEFRDSYQSSSIIKKPNEFAVDISYSLKLSDRFGMAVVGRFINSNLRMPEVDGSNSMASQVAVDIAGFYESDIVRFSTFDGRWRAGFNIQNLGPKIKYEDEQYGSFLPANLKLGGSFDFIIDQQNTLTISGELNKLLVPTPPEHRNDPNALIEYNDTGWLKGVIKSFGDAPNGFSEEMKEVAWSLGAEYWYDNKFAFRTGYFHESPEKGARQYATLGAGFKYNMMAIDLSYLFSTSKINNPMENTLRFSLTFDLGRKTYRRG
- a CDS encoding cytidine deaminase; the encoded protein is MKKIEIVTTFLEYDSIAELEQKDQELMNRAVEVRKKAYAPYSKFRVGAAILLEDGTIVVGSNQENAAFPSGLCAERTAIFYVGANYPDQRILKIAISASSDLKVTSTPIPPCGACRQSILEYETKQDSAIEMFFMGAEGKVCYSPSLVNILPFHFDKDSM
- a CDS encoding hemolysin family protein, giving the protein MDTYAQIITMLAGSNIVHEEISVGKLLLTLFLVFLNGFFVAAEFAIVKVRTSQIEVHQELNSKVAGIAKNIVTNLDAYLAATQLGITLASLGLGWVGESSLTPVIMYLFEAFGFTGPEWYGIAKSVSFPVAFAIITILHIVFGELAPKSLAIHFPTKTTFTVALPLRIFYFVFRPIIWLMNGLANGILRIVGISPIHGADIHTEEELKMIITESQEGGAIEETERVLIQNVFDFDDRRVNNIQSLRKNVSAIEINTSVMDAIDYAINEGYSRFPVYEDNLDNIKGVIYTKDLMKAMIQDKSNTDLASLLREPIYISENALIKNVLKQFQAKHLQMAIATNEVGEFTGIVTMEDILEELVGEIQDEYDNEEPVVLSMGEGRYVVSAHYNLSDINRLVPVKFEESEHYDTLAGLISEECPDDEFKVGDIIRLEDYEGKILKMYRNSVEQVELSLLTKEQKEEQSEDK
- the putP gene encoding sodium/proline symporter PutP; its protein translation is MFENIDPTIITFSIYLVVVLGIGVIAYLRTKDFSDYILGGRSFGPVVTALSAGASDMSGWLLMGLPGAIFGKGLSQSWIAIGLIIGAYYNWKLVAGRLRVHTEINNNALTLPDFFHNRFGKDGQLVKTVSAVTILIFFTIYCASGMVAGARLFETLFHMEYINALYLGALATIAYTFIGGFLAVSWSDTIQATLMLFALILTPVMIILYMGGWDAITTYTNEAAIATNISYSSLTHNVSFIAIISAAAWGLGYFGQPHILARFMAADSVKTMKNARRIGMSWMTLCLGGAVTIGYLGISYYYKHPEIASVVNKDNEMIFIELIKQLFNPWVVGILLSAILAAVMSTLSAQLLMSSSTLTQDFYKAYFRRSASQKELVWTGRFAVLLIALIAIIIAYDPDSKILALVAHAWAGFGAAFGPAILFTLFWRKTTGMGTFAGVLVGAVTVIVWPILFGDTVYEIIPGFLFSSIAIYLVSNYGKQASTEMIEKFDTADALYHKEK
- a CDS encoding uracil-DNA glycosylase family protein; the encoded protein is MDRFDELLSNIRACKICEEELPLGANPVVLSSVQSKIIIIGHAPGLKVHLSGIPFKDKSGEQLRQWLGVTEEEFYDTANFSIIPMGFCYPGKGKSGDLPPKKICAPTWHAQLLEQLTSVKLILLIGKYAQDYYLKTNDSLTENVNNFHKYLPTYFPLPHPSPRNNIWKAKNRWFEQEVIPILQHQVKLILKK
- a CDS encoding AraC family transcriptional regulator; amino-acid sequence: MAYLHSEQEFHPEEIDLPVIGLASDLVQHDSGFHQHDEHQQLLYAPSGCMTLLTNDTQVILPPTRMLIIPARLSHRVFFRNVVAYRSIYFTAKEQLWTADTIKVLEVNPLLEQLIERICFWEWKAYTDEQLAIVKVFSNELKAAHIEDYHLKIPEDTRLKDIIQQFIIEKRVPPFLKELTQEVGASEKTISRIFKKETGMVYQDWRLQWKYYRSLELLAEDMSISVVADILEFSSDSAFIEFFKKHAGITPHRYLIKQ
- a CDS encoding MFS transporter is translated as MSRFNSHPIYNTQFILVCLSSLLFSASFNMLIPELPDYLSGLGGAEYKGLIIGLFTITAGISRPFSGKLTDKIGRVPIMAIGSIVCFVCSLLYPILTTVSGFLFLRLLHGFSTGFKPTATAAYVADIVPRERWGEALGLHGISFSTGMAIGPAIGSTIKMYTSIDFLFYTSSAFALLSIVILMNMKETLQVKEKFSFKLLKISGKDIFDLGVFPAAFVTFMSYIAYGVILTLIPDWTGHLGLENKGIFFMIFTISSLLVRFVAGKVSDKYGRVLIINIGLVLLIISLAIIAFYESTNGLYLGAFIYGISLGILSPALNAWTIDFSQPDQRGRAVSTMYIALEAGVGGGAFLAGWYYKDNITNIPTIMYASAVVIILSLVYMMFRTQLSFTSKA